GCCAAACTTGATGCCTATGGAACATACGCAGTAACTCATCACGTGACCGCCTTTGCCGAGCTGAACAACCTGTTCTCGCAACAACACATCGGGCCAATCGGCTATCCCTCGCAGCCATTCACATTCCGTACTGGTCTCAAGGTCCGCCTCGGAGGAGACTAGTTTCGTAACCCTGCGGGGATGTTCCATAGTCGATTGTTATCTACTTGGAGCATCCAGCAGGATCTATTGCTACAAAAATCTCGACAAGAGACGAGGTGACGGCTCGTGTAGAGTGGATACCATGCGAGCCCTTTTGCTTTCAGAGTATCGACACCTTGAGCTGGCCGATGTTCCTCTGCCGCAACCTGCGGCGGATGAAGTGTTGCTGCGTATTGAAGCCTGTGGGATCTGCGGCAGCGATGTGCATGGTTATGATGGATCGTCAGGCCGAAGGATTCCCCCAATCATCATGGGCCATGAGGCTGCGGGAGTGATTGCAAAGGTGGGGTCGGGTGTGAAGGGATGGAAAGAAGGCGACCGAGTTACGTTTGATTCGACCCTCTATTGTGGCAAATGCCAATATTGCCAGCGCGGCGAGGTTAATCTCTGTGACAATCGCCAGGTCTTCGGGGTTTCATGCAAGGACTATCGACGTCATGGAGCGTTTGCCGAATATCTTGTAGTTCCTGCGAGGGTCCTCTATTTCCTTCCAGCGGAGCTATCGTTTGTTGAGGCTGCAATGGTAGAGGCAGTATCGGTCGCTCTCCACGCTGTCCAAGTGTCGGGGTTTCAGCCTGGGGAGACGGCGCTTGTCCTTGGTGCAGGGATGATTGGATCGCTGATTGTGCAATCGTTACGTGTGGCAGATGCTGCCCATATTTTTGTTGTGGATCCGGATGAAAGTCGTGTGCAAGCGGCGGCACGTTCGGGAGCACATACCCCCATCCATCTTCTGCAAGAAGGCAACGGATCCGATGTGACGCAGGCTGTGCTCGAGCGTTATCCCGGTGGAGTCGATCACGTTTTTGAGGCAGTTGGATTTGGAATCACGGTAAAGACGGCAATCGATGTTGTTCGTAAAGGAGGAACCGTAACGTTAGTCGGAAACATCGAACCCGAGGTCAAACTACCTCTACAGGACGTGGTTACCCGACAGATCCGGTTGCAGGGTTCGGCTGCTTCTGCTGGAGAGTATCCACGAGCGATTGAACTGCTTGCCTCAAAGAAAATCGATGTATCTCCGTTTATCTCTGCGGTGGAACCGCTCTCCAGGGGAGCAAGTGCTTTCGATCGTTTGTATCGAAGAGAGCCGAATGTCATCAAGATTGTTCTTACGCCCGACGTGGCTTAAACAGGAGTTATGACTTTGGGACCCAGCCCTTCTTCGAGTACACCCCGCCTACCGTTCTTCGATCTAACAGGACGGATCGCGATGGTGACAGGAACGAGCCGAGGGCTCGGCCAGTATTTTGCTCGTGCGCTCGCACGAGCCGGAGCAGATCTGGTTCTGACGAGTCGCGACCGTTCCGCGCTGGCAGACTTCGAGAAGGAGATTACTGCGCTCGGTCGTAGGTACTGCTCTGTTGCACTCGATGTATGTAAAGAAGAGTCCATCCATTCAGCTGTCGCTGAAGCGGAATCGACCTTCGGCAGAATTGACATTCTGGTGAACAATGCTGGCATGAATATCCGCAAGCCGGCATTGGATGTGACATGGGATGATTGGAATCGCATTCTCGATACCAATTTGCGAGGAGCATTCTTTGTGGCGCAGGCTGCAGCTAAGGGGATGATTGATCGCGGATATGGTCGCATCATCAACATCGGTTCAGTGACTTCAGTTGCAGGATATGCGGGACTCGGTCCCTATGGAGCTAGCCGTGGCGGAATCCGCCAACTTACGATGAGCCTCGCGGATGATTGGGGGCCCTATGGCGTGACGGTGAACTGTCTTGCTCCGGGTTGGTTTCGCACGGAGCAGAACAAGATCATGTATGAGAGCAAGGAATGGGTGGAATATCTCTGTGATCGCATCCCTGTAAAACGTCCTGGTCGACCGGAGGACCTCGATGGTTCGGTCGTCTTTCTGGCTTCGGAGGAAAGCCGCTATGTGACGGGGCAGACGTTGCTGGTCGATGGCGGTATCTCGACGGGCGCAACGCGAGCTTTGCCGAAGCCGTCAGGCCGATAGATGCTCCTGAAGCGAAGTGAGAGGAATACGCTCGATTCTCCCAAGAAGAAGAATATAGCTTGAAATACCGAGAAAGAGGATAACCCCTGCTGCTCCGAATGCGGCGGCGAAGGAGTGGGTCCACGTGGCTAGATAACCGGTCGCAATGGGAGCGATGATCGCCGCGACCTGATTCGCCTGATTCATAATGGCCCCCACTCGTCCCGTGCTGCTGGAAGGGACGAGCAATGAAGGGAGCGTCCATAGAACAGGAGAAGCCGCGGAAAGGCCGCTTAGTGACAGCGTGAGGCAGAGCAACACGATTCGCGGTTCATGCAAAAAAGCTGGAGCGAGTACAAACAACCCCATACTGGTACCGATCAGAAGGATAGTCCGTCGTACCCGACCAGGATCGAAACCGTGTGACACCAGGAAATCGGTGAGAAAGCCTCCAAAGGTAAATCCAACGATCGCTGCCACAAGCCAGGGAACGCCGGACCATAGAACGGCATTCCTGCTGGTCATGTGAAGACCTTTCTGTAGGTAAAACGGCATCCAGGTGAGAAGAAGATAGAAGCAATAGTTGTAGGCTCCGGAGCCGAGCGCGGCGCCGAGGATTTTACGTTGTCTTATCAAGTCCCAGATCCGTATCGCGGAGGTTGCGTGAAGATCGGTGATAGTTTCCTGCGTAACACGTTCGTCTCTCCTGGGATCGCGATAGAGCACTGCAAAAAGGACAAGGTAGAGTGCACTGAGAGCGGCCGTAGCAGCAAAGTTTGCGCGCAGCCCAAAGTGCAACAGGACGAGCCCAAGGAGTGGGGTTCCAATGCCAATGGCAAGTTTAGCGGCGGCATCGAAAATGGCAGTGGGTACTCCGCGCTCGCGTGCCGGAAACCAAAGTCCGATTGCTTTAGCACAGGCAGGAAAGGTTGGTGCTTCGCCGATACCAAGCAAACCGCGTGCCGCAAAGAGGATCACAACAGAAGACGCAATGGCTGCGAGCCCCGAGGCGATGGTCCAAAGTACGATCGATGCGAGCATGATGCGACGGACGCCGAAACGATCCAACAGAGATCCACTGGGAAGCTGCATGGCTGCATAGGTCCAGCTGTAGGCGCCGAGCAGGTATCCAAAAACGATGTCGGAGATGCCAAACGTGTGCTGCAGAGCATCGTGTGCAATGGAGAGGTTGACCCGGTCAAAGTAATTGACGAGGATGCCGATGCCGAGAAGGATTGCAATTGCGAAACGTTTGCTGAGGGCAGCCATGAGTAAGCTGGATTTTACTGGTTTTCGGAGGCTAAAAAATTCTCCATTTCGAGGCCATCTCTAAAAGGATGATTCCCAAGTGCCTGGATCAGAAGGGGAAATATGAGAGTCGGATAATTACGAAACTTTTCGTTGACATATACGAATTGATTCGTATATGTTCGTTCCCATTATGAAGAACAGAGAAATACCGAAACCGACCGAAAGCGAACTTGAACTCTTGACCATTTTGTGGGAAAGAGGACAGGCGACAGTGCGTGAACTGTTTGAGGCAGTGAACCAGCAGCGGCCTGTGGTCTATACCGGGGTCTTGAAGTTGCTACAGATCATGACGGAAAAAGGGTTGGTTGAACGAGACGAAAGCGAGCGCGCACACGTGTATCGCGCGGCAATTGAAAAGTCTGATACCGAGCGGAGATTTGTGCGCGAACTGAGCGAGCGTTTCTTCTCCGGGAGCGCAGCTCAGCTTGCTTTGCGGGCGCTCGAGATGGAATCGGCCAGCGAAGAAGATCTGGACGAGATTCGTAAACTTTTGCGCCGTAAAAAGTCCTAAGAAAATGAGGCATTATGGAGCTTCAGATCTGGATACGGAACGGAGAAGTGGTCGCGCTGGGCTGGACGCTGTTGCACTTCTGTTGGCAAGCAGTAGCGATTGCAGTGGTCTATGTCTTGGCGGACCGAGTGGCTGGACGCGCTGCTTCAAAGATGCGTTATGCACTTGCGATGGGTGCTTTGACATTGATGCTCTGCGCAGCAGTGCTCACCTTTCTGGAGCAGGAACATCTTGTTGTGCGCGTACCGCAGGGAGATGGACAGGTGATTACGTCACAGGTTGGCTCATTGCACGACACACTGGTGCATCAGATGCCATCTGCGGCTCCTCTGGTAGAGACGGGCGAGCTTTGGATTGCAGGTAATGCAGACCGGCTGCTTCCGTGGATCGATGGAATCTGGCTTGTGGGAGTTCTTCTGTTAATGCTTCGTGCCTTAGGAGGCTGGATCGAACTCCAACGGTTGCGCCGGTATGCGCATAGCGCGGTTCCGGAAGAACTGGAAAGCAGTTTTCAGAGAGTTGCCTCCCGGGTGTGCGCGAAAAGAAAAGTCGGACTTCGCCTCTCTGAGGAAGTCCTGACGCCTTTTGTCATGGGCGTGTGGCGTGCCACGGTGATCCTTCCGGTTTCGGTGGTCATGCGGTTGGATCCAGCGCAGCTTGAGGCGGTGCTGGCTCATGAGCTGGCGCATGTCCGGCGATGGGATTATCTGTTGAATCTCGTGCAGACCGTTGTGGAGTGTCTCTTCTTCTTCCATCCTGCGGTGTGGTGGATGAGCCGGCGGGCGCGAGAGCTTCGTGAAACCTGTTGCGACGAGATTGCGGCTCGGAGTTGCGGCGACCCATTGGTCTATGCCGAAGCTCTGTTGCAAATGGAGGAGCAACGTGCCCAGCGGCTTCAATTGGCGGCGGCACTGCATGGAGGAGGCGGAAGTTTGCTGGGGCGGGTGAAACAGATACTTGGGGAGGGAAATGCCGTGGAGCGAGGAACAATCAGTGGAATGAGGATTGGAGCAGCGGGAGTGGCCGTGCTGGCCTTCCTACTGGGACCAAAGGTGGCAGATGCTTTAAAGCCGCAGGTGAAAGAGATCAAGGTTGCTTCGGTCGTCCGCGAGGAAGTCAAGATGAGCGCAGGAAACCAGATGGCACAGTCGCTTATCGTGCAAGCGAACGATAAACCGTTCGCGCCTGTGGCAGAAAAGCCAACTGGCGATAAAGTTTCTGTTGCGGCAAATTCGATGGCAAGGCCGCTTCCAGCTGCGGGACCTGCGCCCACGCCATCTCCGGCTCCGCTCGCTACTCCAATATCTGGTGTCGAGCCAATAAACCCTGTGGCAGGAGAAGCGGTAGCGCAAGGCGGTATCGAGTATATCCAGAAGATGCGGGATGCCGGATATCCGCTGGATCTCGATAAAGATCTGAATGCATTGATCTCTCTTCGCTCCGTAGGAGTGACGCCAGAGTATGCAAAGGCAATGGCGCAGGTGGGAATGGGAACTCCAACATTGCACGATCTCGTCAGCTTAAAGAGTATTGGTGTGACTCCAGAGTACGTTGCCGGGCTAAAGGACTCAGGTATTGCGCCAGCGAGCTTTCACGAAGTCATTTCGGAGAAGAGCCTGGGTGTTACACCGGAATATGCAAAGTCCATCGCGTCAGTCGGCCTTGGAAATCCGACGGTACATGATCTGATTGGATTGAAATCACAAGGTGTAACTCCTGAATATGTTGCTGGCCTGAAGTCTTCTGGAATTGTCGCAAAGGATCTCCGTGAACTGATCAGTGTGAAAGCTGTAGGAGTTACCCCGGAGTACGCCAAAGCGATGGGAACGGTAGGCCTCACAAATTTGTCGACGCGCGATCTAGTCTCGCTACGTGCGCAGGGTATTACTCCTGAATATGTTAGCTGGCTGAAGCAAGCCTTTCCATCGGCGGATATGAGCGGCATCCGCAAGGCGGCTGTCTTCCATATCGATGAAGGTTTCGTCGCTAAGGCGAAGTCACACGGTTTCAACAATACCGACCTGGACAAGCTAGTAAAGCTGAAGATGACGGGCCTTCTGGACTAACTCTGGCGTGAGGAGAACTGCGATGAAACGAATTGTTGCTGCCATGCTTTTTGCCGGTTTTGCGATGTCAGGGTATGGAGAGACTCTATCTGGTCTGTGCATGATCTCGGTTGCGCATAATAAGGTTCAGAACACAGATACGGCTGATGTGATTCTTCGCAGAAGCGATTGCGGTGAAGATGGTCACTGCGGCACCTCAGATAATTCCAACATTGCCTGGAGCCGATGGATTGGAGTTTCGTTGGAACAGTTGCAACAGGAAGGTGTGCAACTGCACGCCCGCATGAGTGGAGAGCCGGGAAACCTGAGCTGTTCTGGCATAGTTCACGAGGGAGTTCTTGCCGGGAAATATGAATTTGTCCCAAATCAAGCTTTCCTTCAGAAGATGTCAGCGATGGGTTTCGATGGAATTACTCCGCAGAAGCAGGAAGGGTTTCTGCTGTTGGACATCACAACTGCGTGGGTCAAAGAGATCAAGGATGCAGGTGTCACAGAGATAAGCACAAGCAAGCTGATGGGAATGCGGGCTCTGCATGTCGATCCAGACTATATTCATGCGATGTCCGTAGCGGGGTATCCGGAGTCGCGGGCCAACAAGCTGATTGAGATGAAAGCAGTGGGCGTGACTCCAGAGAAGGCTCGGGAGGCGAAGTCTCTTGGCTTTCATCCAACGGAGCAGGAACTGATTCAGATGTCGATCTTCAAGATCGATCGTCCTTTCGTTGAAAGGATGCGAGCGAAGGGGCTGAATGATCTGAGTCTGGCGAAGTTGATCCAGGTGAAGATATTCAAACTGGACGACTGATTCAGTCTTTCAGGTCGATAGGGAAACAAGAATGGAGGCGAAGCTTTGATTAACTTTGCATGTCTCGCTGCGCCTTTTTCTCGAATATGCACGCTGATGCTTGCCATCGGTGGATCTTTCTTCCCCAGTCAACCGATGGATCGAGAAAGTTCAATGTGTCTTCCACGGAAACAAGATCGTTGGAGCTTTCGCATCGCGTGGGTTGAGCCAAAGGTTACACCACTGCCTGGCTTGGTGATTCGAAAGCATGTGGCCGATCGTGATTTTCTGTTCGCGTGTTCTTCTTCGCAGTGTCTGATGTCGATCTCGAAAGATGATCAGGACGAAACGAAGAAGGGGACGATTTAGTTTTAGATCAACTGGCCCGTTGAGGTACAGGTGGGCCGACGAGCAGAAGGACTGGAGCCGGGCCGACGTTCACGCTTGAAAGTTCTGCGAGTGTGGTGATGTGAATATGCTCTTCTGAAGTTGAAGCGCGGGAGACGGCAGTGCATGGGGTCGTAGGCGCGATTCCAGATTCGATCAAGCTCTGGGCGAGTGCTTCGAAGTCACGCCCGGGCATGTAAATGACCAACGTAGCTTCATCGGGGAAGGCACCGGACCAGCTCGGAGCGAGGGAGATCTTTCCGGCGGCGTGATGGGCCGTGGCCAGGATCAGTTTGGAGGCTCGGGCGCGATCGGTGAGCGGGGTTTCGAGCTCGGCTGCGACTGCGAAGGCTGCGGTGATTCCTGGGATGATCTCGAAGGGAATAGAGTGCTCGCGGAGAAAGCTGATCTCTTCGGCGGCTCGTCCGAAGACGAGTGGATCGCCAGACTTGAGCCTAGTAACGGAGCTTCCCGCAGTTGCGTGCTCGAACATCAGGGCATGGATTCCAGCCTGAGTGATGCGTGGTTGGCCGCAACGTTTCCCGACAGGGATGACGAGAGCTGTCGGGCTGGCGAGGGCGAGAACTTCGTCGGAGACCAGGTCATCGGGAAGGATGACATCGGCGGTTTTGATGAGATGCGCGGCGCGCAGGGTGAGCAGCGCAGGGTCGCCGGGACCTGCCCCGACGAGGTAAACATGGCCGGACTCTGCATCAGGGATGGAGATCACGCCTTCTCCTTGGATTGGGGATTGATGCGAGCGTGTTCGCGAGCGAGCAGGCGCGAGGGGCACTGATCGTAGGAACAGACCTCTCGATGGGCGAGCTGGTGCAGAAAGAGTCTTCGCTCTTCGTTCAAAGGCTCGGCAGTGACGACTTCGCGGC
This portion of the Edaphobacter sp. 4G125 genome encodes:
- a CDS encoding SDR family NAD(P)-dependent oxidoreductase translates to MTLGPSPSSSTPRLPFFDLTGRIAMVTGTSRGLGQYFARALARAGADLVLTSRDRSALADFEKEITALGRRYCSVALDVCKEESIHSAVAEAESTFGRIDILVNNAGMNIRKPALDVTWDDWNRILDTNLRGAFFVAQAAAKGMIDRGYGRIINIGSVTSVAGYAGLGPYGASRGGIRQLTMSLADDWGPYGVTVNCLAPGWFRTEQNKIMYESKEWVEYLCDRIPVKRPGRPEDLDGSVVFLASEESRYVTGQTLLVDGGISTGATRALPKPSGR
- a CDS encoding MFS transporter; amino-acid sequence: MAALSKRFAIAILLGIGILVNYFDRVNLSIAHDALQHTFGISDIVFGYLLGAYSWTYAAMQLPSGSLLDRFGVRRIMLASIVLWTIASGLAAIASSVVILFAARGLLGIGEAPTFPACAKAIGLWFPARERGVPTAIFDAAAKLAIGIGTPLLGLVLLHFGLRANFAATAALSALYLVLFAVLYRDPRRDERVTQETITDLHATSAIRIWDLIRQRKILGAALGSGAYNYCFYLLLTWMPFYLQKGLHMTSRNAVLWSGVPWLVAAIVGFTFGGFLTDFLVSHGFDPGRVRRTILLIGTSMGLFVLAPAFLHEPRIVLLCLTLSLSGLSAASPVLWTLPSLLVPSSSTGRVGAIMNQANQVAAIIAPIATGYLATWTHSFAAAFGAAGVILFLGISSYILLLGRIERIPLTSLQEHLSA
- a CDS encoding BlaI/MecI/CopY family transcriptional regulator, giving the protein MKNREIPKPTESELELLTILWERGQATVRELFEAVNQQRPVVYTGVLKLLQIMTEKGLVERDESERAHVYRAAIEKSDTERRFVRELSERFFSGSAAQLALRALEMESASEEDLDEIRKLLRRKKS
- the cobA gene encoding uroporphyrinogen-III C-methyltransferase, encoding MISIPDAESGHVYLVGAGPGDPALLTLRAAHLIKTADVILPDDLVSDEVLALASPTALVIPVGKRCGQPRITQAGIHALMFEHATAGSSVTRLKSGDPLVFGRAAEEISFLREHSIPFEIIPGITAAFAVAAELETPLTDRARASKLILATAHHAAGKISLAPSWSGAFPDEATLVIYMPGRDFEALAQSLIESGIAPTTPCTAVSRASTSEEHIHITTLAELSSVNVGPAPVLLLVGPPVPQRAS
- a CDS encoding M56 family metallopeptidase; translated protein: MELQIWIRNGEVVALGWTLLHFCWQAVAIAVVYVLADRVAGRAASKMRYALAMGALTLMLCAAVLTFLEQEHLVVRVPQGDGQVITSQVGSLHDTLVHQMPSAAPLVETGELWIAGNADRLLPWIDGIWLVGVLLLMLRALGGWIELQRLRRYAHSAVPEELESSFQRVASRVCAKRKVGLRLSEEVLTPFVMGVWRATVILPVSVVMRLDPAQLEAVLAHELAHVRRWDYLLNLVQTVVECLFFFHPAVWWMSRRARELRETCCDEIAARSCGDPLVYAEALLQMEEQRAQRLQLAAALHGGGGSLLGRVKQILGEGNAVERGTISGMRIGAAGVAVLAFLLGPKVADALKPQVKEIKVASVVREEVKMSAGNQMAQSLIVQANDKPFAPVAEKPTGDKVSVAANSMARPLPAAGPAPTPSPAPLATPISGVEPINPVAGEAVAQGGIEYIQKMRDAGYPLDLDKDLNALISLRSVGVTPEYAKAMAQVGMGTPTLHDLVSLKSIGVTPEYVAGLKDSGIAPASFHEVISEKSLGVTPEYAKSIASVGLGNPTVHDLIGLKSQGVTPEYVAGLKSSGIVAKDLRELISVKAVGVTPEYAKAMGTVGLTNLSTRDLVSLRAQGITPEYVSWLKQAFPSADMSGIRKAAVFHIDEGFVAKAKSHGFNNTDLDKLVKLKMTGLLD
- a CDS encoding zinc-dependent alcohol dehydrogenase, whose product is MRALLLSEYRHLELADVPLPQPAADEVLLRIEACGICGSDVHGYDGSSGRRIPPIIMGHEAAGVIAKVGSGVKGWKEGDRVTFDSTLYCGKCQYCQRGEVNLCDNRQVFGVSCKDYRRHGAFAEYLVVPARVLYFLPAELSFVEAAMVEAVSVALHAVQVSGFQPGETALVLGAGMIGSLIVQSLRVADAAHIFVVDPDESRVQAAARSGAHTPIHLLQEGNGSDVTQAVLERYPGGVDHVFEAVGFGITVKTAIDVVRKGGTVTLVGNIEPEVKLPLQDVVTRQIRLQGSAASAGEYPRAIELLASKKIDVSPFISAVEPLSRGASAFDRLYRREPNVIKIVLTPDVA